A genomic window from Candidatus Andeanibacterium colombiense includes:
- a CDS encoding DUF805 domain-containing protein produces the protein MFGSIKYNLTHLFDFRGRDARQTFWYYVLFLVILGVVGWVVALVPLVGSAIEQAMKAAQAGLPQDQVSARMVQGMGPGMVVITWFSAISSLLLTLLTLAAFVRRLHDSDNPGWWAGLVLVAKLITVTITIQSIGKIEAALQAAADPARMQQFQQAGTTPLQALASLAGWLIPLVVIIFGVLPSTDGPNRYGDTSVEF, from the coding sequence ATGTTCGGTTCGATCAAGTACAATCTCACCCATCTGTTCGACTTTCGCGGCCGCGATGCCCGCCAGACCTTCTGGTATTACGTGCTGTTCCTGGTCATCCTCGGCGTGGTTGGCTGGGTCGTCGCGCTCGTCCCGCTCGTCGGATCGGCGATCGAGCAGGCGATGAAGGCCGCTCAGGCCGGCCTGCCGCAGGATCAGGTTTCCGCCCGGATGGTCCAGGGCATGGGTCCCGGAATGGTGGTGATCACCTGGTTCTCGGCGATCTCCAGCCTGCTGCTGACCCTGCTGACCCTGGCGGCCTTCGTGCGGCGGCTGCACGATTCCGACAACCCCGGCTGGTGGGCCGGGCTGGTGCTGGTTGCCAAACTGATCACGGTCACGATCACGATCCAGAGCATCGGCAAGATCGAGGCAGCGCTGCAGGCGGCGGCGGATCCGGCGCGCATGCAGCAGTTCCAGCAGGCGGGCACGACCCCGCTGCAGGCACTGGCCAGCCTTGCCGGCTGGCTCATTCCGCTGGTGGTGATCATCTTCGGCGTATTGCCTTCGACCGACGGGCCAAACCGCTACGGCGATACATCGGTGGAGTTCTGA